In Sphingobacterium sp. R2, the genomic stretch ATATGTGTATGGCAGTCAATAAAGCCTGGCAAAACGACCTGATCTCCCTCAACATGGATCAAATCCACCTGCTGCCCCCATTGCTGTAGTAACTGATCAAAAGCGGCCACATCCATTATGGTGTTTCCTGCGATTAAAATTCCCCCCTCATCAATAATAGACAATTGGCTATCGTCGACTGGCCCTTTAATAGGCATATTTGACATGGTTAATATTTGCCTAAAAGGCCCAACTAATTTTACGTCCTTTCTCATCATTCTTAGTTTAAAATACCTCGAACTGCTGTTTTAACTCTTCAGCAATCTCTCGAGCAGCATATTGACCGTGCAATGCGATAAGCTCTCCTGATTTCACCAATCTTAATGCTTCGGTTAGCAGCTCTTCCATCGGCTGGTCCGATTCAATATGTGGGATGGACTGACGGATTCTCCCATGGATAGCTTCCAGTGCAGCGGTTGATGTTAACGGTTGATGATAATCTTTAGCTTGGGCGGCGCACAACAGTTCAATGCTTAATATTTTGTCGACATTGTCAATCACCTGCAACAGTTTTCGTCCGGCGATAGATCCCATACTCACATGGTCTTCTTGGCCTAAAGAAGTTGGAATACTATCGGCACTCGCCGGAAAACAAAGTCCCTTATTCTCGCTCGCTAGGGCGGCCGTACTATATTGTAAGATCATAAATCCTGAATTGAGTCCTGTTGATTTCATCAACAATTTGGGTACACCATTGGTTTGACCTTCTAAAGACAAGTAGACCCTCCGATCAGAAATATTCCCAATTTCAGATGCCGCCAATGTGGCGTAATCCAAAGGTAACGCAATAGATTGCCCATGAAAGCTACCACCGCTAATGGTTAGTTCATCGTTAATGATCACAGGATTATCGGTCACCGCATTTATTTCAATTTCGATGGTATCTTTTAAATGAAACCAAGCGTTGCGTGATGCGCCATGAACTTGAGAAATACAACGCAAAGAATAAGGATCTTGCACACGGGAACAGTGTTTGTGACTTTCAAGAATAGCCGATCCGTGAAGCATATCAAAGATGCTTGCAGCAACATAACGATTTCCCTTGTGCGGTCGTAATTCATGTAGCTCCGAAAAGAAGGGTTTTATCGAACCATTTAAGCCTTCAATCATTATAGAGGCAATAATATCGGCATTTTCAAGCATACGGTATAGTTCAATAACGCCCATTACGCCATGCGCTGCCATAAATTGAGTCCCATTAATCAGTGCCAACCCTTCTTTTGCGCCTAATTGAATCGGAGCCATACCGTATTTTTTCAAAATGGCGGCTGTAGGAACGACATTCCCTTCTACCTTGACTTTTCCTAAACCAATTAATGGTAAAAATAAATGAGACAAAGGCGCTAAATCACCCGAAGCTCCGACTGACCCTTGTTTTGGCACAACAGGAATGATATCATTCTCAATATGCCAAATCATCCGCTCAATTGTACTGTATTGAACACCCGAGAATCCTTTAGAAAGCGCGTGAACTTTAAGGATAAGCATCAACTTTGCTAAATCATCACTTATAGGTTCACCCACACCTACAGCATGGCTTTTAAGAATATTTTCCTGTAATAATTGCGTTTGACCGGCATCAATGCGTGTCGTGCAGAGCGGACCGAAACCCGTGTTGATCCCATAGACGACCTCACCGCGCTCAACTATTTTGCTGACATAACTGGCGCTTTGATCGATCTTTTCCCTGACGTCGGACGATAACTCTCCCCGAACCAATCCTTTCGCTATTGCTAAGGCTGTGGAACAAGTCAAATGCCCACTGCCGTATAAAAATTTATCCATCTTCCAATCTGCTTTACCCAAAAGTACTTGCTATATTTGATAAGCAGAAATACCATTTCCATCATCAATTGATAACCATGAATTATCAAATAGAGTTTAGACACTTATTATATTTCAAAGTATTGGCCGAAGAATTGCATTTCCGAAGGGCAGCGGAAAGATTGTTTATTGCACAACCGGGTTTGAGCAGGCAAATTAAGCAGTTAGAGGAATATTATGGAGTATTACTTTTTGAACGCACTAAGCGGAATGTCATGTTAACAGAGGCCGGAATGTATCTATTTAAAGAGGCGCAGGAGTTATTTAGACATTTAGCACAAATTGAAACTCAACTTCAGAGTTATGCCAACGGAAAAATAAGCACCCTAAAGCTCGGTTTTATTGGATCGGCTGTTCAGACTATCCTTCCGGAATTACTTATTAATCTGAAAAAACAGCAGCCCGACATTGAGCTATCTCTTCACGAATTGGCGAATGAAACGCAGCTGGATCTGCTGGAAAAAAGAGAATTGGACTTGGGATTTGTCCGTCTTTCCGAAGTTCCGCTTGGACTAAGTAGCCAACCGATATATACGGAGCACTTCAGTCTTGTATTACCCAATAACCATCCACTTTTGATATCTCCACAGCCAAGTCTGGATGCTTTAAAAGATGAATCATTTATCTTGTTTTCCAAAAACTATAGTCACTCCTATTACGATCTGGTCATGAGTATTTTCAGTGATCATAAGTTTATTCCCAAAGTAACGCTTCGTACAGTCAATGCATTGACCATATTTAATATGGTGGCTCAGGGGATCGGTGTTGCAATTGTTCCGTCGTCCTTAAAAAATGGATACCATGTTAATGTCTCGTTTTTGGAACTGGATGCTCTGCCACAGCGAACAACGCTTTCATTAGTTTGGAACGCCCAAAATCGTAATCCTGGAATTCCTTTAGTCGTCGAGCTTATGAATTTACAAGTCAACAATGCATAAAATACATTTGATACATTGGTCAGACCTAAATCCTTTTTAAATTGAATATAGAATAAATTTCCGGATTAAGATTGTTGCTGTATTGCATATAAAAAACAAATTCTCTAAGTTTGATATATTACTAAAACTTACATACAAAACGAAATTATGATTTTAGAAGTAGCTATATTACAAATTATTGAAGGGCAACAATCCAATTTTGAGAGAGATTATAAAACAGCTTGCCAGTATATCAGTGCAAGTAAAGGATACATCACGCATTCTCTCCGTAAATGCATCGAAAAGGATAATCAGTACATCCTGTTGGTGGAATGGGAAACTTTAGAGGACCATACCATCGGTTTCAGGGAGTCTGCATTATTTAAGGAATGGGAAAAACTTTTACATCACTACTACGATCCATTCCCAACAGTCGAACATTACGAAGTGTTAAAATAGTCGTTCTTTAGCCCTATTCTATAATAATCTAGTATCTTTGTAGAAATTTTTAACAGTTAACTTTTAACCCCTATAAGGCGACAAGCTTTGTAGCACTGAACAGATTAAGATGTACACAAAAGAAAAAGCAAAAGTAAATAGTTTTACAGTAGATCATACCAAATTAAAACAAGGGATCTACGCGAAAGCTTCTAACACCACTAACAGCAATGTCGAAAATTATACAACTTACGACATTCGAATGATTAGGCCGAATTCACCTGAGCGTATGTTGTCTCCTGAAGTAATGCATACACTCGAGCACTGCTTCGCAACGGAAATTAGAACGATTTTGGGTGATGAAGTCATTTATGTGGGCCCGATGGGATGCTGCACAGGATTTTATGTTGTATTGGCCGGCACAGAGCGAACTCCTCAACACGTGGCGGAATTAATGAAGGAGGTGCTTGAAATAATTCTTACAGCAGGATATGAAGTTCCTTTCCAAAATCCTATTAGCTGTGGAAATTACACATTCATGGATTTTGATTCCTCAAAACAAGCTTGTGTTAACTTCTTAAATTTAATCACTGCTGGAAAATTGGAATTTGAATACCCTTATATTGAAGAAAATTAAATGATCCTGAATAAAGATATTGAAACGGTAATCTTGGTAGCAAATAAGAACGAGCTATCTTTTCCTTCGCCAAGTAAATCCACTTACATCTATGAAATTGGTGTTGGCAAAGTAAATGCGCTCTTGTCTGTCGCCAGACTTTACGAAGACATCAAAATACTGGGAATTAATCCAATTATTCTCAATGTTGGTACAGTAGGCTGTACACGGCATCCCATAGGACATGTTCTTTATCCGTCCTATTACGCGCAAGGAGACGCTTATACGGATGGATTTTTTCTAGAGAACACGTTATTTTTTAAGGGGCAGGGAGTATTGGAATCGATATCGGCTGATGAGTTTCGTTACGAAGATGCGCTGTTGACATCAGATCGTTTTATCCATGTAAATTCATCTTTTTATCAGGATATTAAACATTTAAACCCTATGGCTTTTGACATGGAATCTTATGCGCTAGCGAATTTCTGTTTCCAGAAGAATCTTGCCTTTCATAGTATCAAAATCGTTTCAGACAACTGCGACGGTACAGTTAAGGATTGGGAAAGTATTCTAGGAAAAATTTCAGGTAGACTAGGTAACATACTCGATCAATTCATGAAAAAGCTGGACGCAGAAAAAGCTTCAGCCAGCCTAACGTGATCCAAATAAGTATACCATATTAAGGCCTGTAGAAATTACAGGCCTTTTTTTTGATATTCTGAACATAAACGCTCCAAAAGTTATTCGTTAGATATTAAAACAAGCCGAAATAGGCTTCGCGTTCGTACCCATTGATCCTTGTAATTTGAATTTATCCAAACTATTTTCCGCCAAGGTTGTTAAAACAATGGATTAAATACCCACCGTTATATTCGATATAACTCTTCTACACGACAAATAAATCGATCTAATATTCTTATGAAAAAAAAGAAGAAAATAATAATTTCAAATAGACTGCCGATACAAATAGAACGAAAAAAAGAAAAATTAATCATCAAACCCAGTGCAGGAGGACTGGCAACTGGTTTAAATTCAGCCTTTGAAACAGATGCGATCTTATGGGTTGGATGGCCGGGAATTGTGCCTAAAGATAAAGAGGAACAGGAAAGAATTATTGAGCTTCTGAAACCGATGAATTTACTTCCTGTCTTCTTATCAAAAGACGAAATTCGCAATTTCTATGAAGGGTATTCCAATGAGGTGCTTTGGCCTATCTGCCACTACCAACCAAGCTACATCCATTTTGATCCAGAATATTGGTCTACCTATGTGGCGGTGAATAAAAAGTTTTGTGAAGCGGCTATCTCTATTGATGAGCCTTCCGATTTCATCTGGGTTCAAGACTATCAGCTTATGCTACTGCCCCAATTGTTACGCTCAGAAAATCAAGAACTCAACGTTGGCTATTTTCATCATATTCCCTTCCCCTCTGAGGAACTTTTTATGAACATCCCACAGCGAAAAGAATTAGTTGAAGGGTTGCTTGGAGCAGATCTTATCGGATTTCATACCTTTGCAGATAGCCAAAACTTTCTAAATGCCTGCAAAAAAATTCTGCACGTTTCGTCGGGACATAATCAGTTAAAATATAAAGATCGACATATATTTATAGAATCTTTTCCCATGGGCATTGACTTTCAAAAGTTTGTTGAAGTCAGTACTCAACCTAAAATTCAGGCTGTAGCTACCCAATTTAGAAGTCACTTTCCTGATCAAAAAATAATAATCTCAGTCGACCGGCTCGACTATAGTAAAGGAATTTTAGAAAGGCTACGCGCTTACCTGACTTTCCTCCAAAAATATCCTGAATGGCACACCAAAGTAGTTTTGTACATGCTAATTGTGCCATCTAGAGATAAGGTTTCGCAATACAAAAAATTGAAGGATGAGATTAATCGAACAGTAAGTGAAATCAATTCTATTTATGGAAACCTTAGCTGGACACCGGTATTGTATTTCTACAAATCGCTTCCATTCGAAGAGTTGGTTGCATTATATGTTGCATCAGATATTTGTATGATTACTTCCACTCGGGATGGAATGAATTTGGTCAGTAAAGAATACATCGCCAGTAAAACATTATCGAAAGGTGTATTAATATTAAGCGAATTTGCAGGTGCTTCCAAAGAACTCGTTGATGCGTTAATTATCAATCCATTTAACCGTATGGAAACTGCAGATCGTATTTATCAGGCGCTAACTATGGCTCCTGAAGAGATTCAGGAACGGGCCGATTCCAATATGCAAATTATTGAGAAATTTAATGTTCAGCATTGGGTCCAGCTCTTTACCAATCGCCTAGCTGAAACTAAGGCTATACAGCGTGACGAATGGGCGAGACGAATTTCGGATAAGGTATTTAACAGTATTTCTGAGCGCTATAGCAAAAGCAGCAATAGACTTTTCTTTCTGGATTATGACGGCACACTGGTCAAATTTCAGAACCATGCCCAAAAGGCAACGCCAACCACCCTACTCTATAATCTTTTGGACAACATTATTTCAGATCCACTAAATACGTTAGTTATCATAAGTGGCCGTTCACAGGAAAGTTTATCATCCTGGTTTGATGGCCGGTCTTACTATCTAGTTGCAGAACATGGCATTTGGTCTAATTTCCCCAATTTCAGCTGGTCATATAAAAAAGGATTAGCGCTACATTGGATGCCCGAAGTAAAAAAGCTGATGGAAAAATTAGCCGATCAAACTCCTGGTGCTTTCGTGGAAGTTAAGCCATATTCGTTAGCGTGGCATTATCGCAAAGTCGAACTCGGATTGGGAGAATTAAAAGCAACTGAACTTAAAGAGGTATTTAATCCCATGTTGAATGAATATGGATTACAGCTGTTGGATGGGAATGCTGTGATAGAAGTTAAAAATACGGAAGTTAACAAAGGTAAGGCTGCATTGGAAATCGCCGGCCATATAAAGCCCGATTTTATGTTGGCAATTGGTGACGATATTACCGATGAAGATTTATTCCGATATCTTCCTCAGTCAACCATAAGTATCAAAGTAGGCAGTAACAAATCTGCAGCAAAATATTATTTAGATGAACAAGAAGATGTTCTTCAATTTTTGGATCAACTTATTATAAAATAATGAGCGAAAACATTACTGAAAAAAGACATACCTATCAATCAGGAATCATTGGTAACTGTTCCTATATTGCACACGTCGGCATCGACACAAACATATCATGGCTGTGCTGGCCGTCTTTTGAGGACAGCTTTATATTCGGCGGCATGATTGATAAAAATCAAGGCGGAACGTTTAGAATTAGTTCTGAAGAGCCGATTAAAGAAACAAAACAGTATTACATTAAAAATTCCAATGTACTCTGTACAGAAATCCATACCGATTCGTATGGTTACCGTATAACAGATTTTGCACCACGGTTCGAGCAATTTGGACGGTATTTTAAGCCACTAATGTTGATACGTAAAATAGAGCCGCTCTATGGTGCTCCTAGTGTCAACATCAAGTGTGAGCCGACAGGAGATTATGGCCGTGTGATGCTCAAGCCAACACGCGGAAGCAATCACATTCTCTATACGAGTGACCAGATCGGAGAACGAATTCGGTTGACTACTGATTTGCCCATTTCTCACTTCTTCCAGGACGACAGCTGGACCATCATAAGTGAGAACAGATATCTTGTACTCACTTACGATTCGGCTTTTGAATCGGCCATTGAAAGTACGTGTGAAGACTTTCTGCAAAAGACAATTAGTTATTGGCAACGGTGGATTAAACGCTGTAGTATTCCTAACATCTACCAAAAAGAGGTTATCCGATCAGCATTAGTGCTCAAACTTCACCAATATGAGGACACGGGAGCAATTATCGCCGCCTCAACAACTAGTTTACCGGAATATCCAGGTTCTGGAAGAAACTGGGACTATCGCTATTGCTGGGTACGCGACAGTTATTATGTACTGACGGCTCTAACACATATTGGTCAATTTGAAGAAATGGAAAGCTTCGCAAATTACATTGCTGGCATCACTCATCGTAATCCCGGAAGACTTCAACCGCTGTACGGTATTCTTGGCACCACAGAGCTTACAGAACATATCTTACCTTACTTGGAAGGCTATCAAGGAAGTGGTCCGGTAAGAATTGGAAATCAAGCTTTCGAACATATTCAAAATGATGTTTATGGTCAAGCAATGATTGCATTACTACCACTCTTCACAGATCAGCGCTTTAAAATTCATGAGAATAAAAACGTTTTGGGATGGGTGAATTTCATCCTCGAAAAAATTGAGGCTACAATTGAGGAAAAGGATGCAGGCATCTGGGAATTCAGAAATTTTGCAAACCACCATTGCTATTCTAACTTATTTCAATGGGTCGGATGTAAAGCGGCACTACTCATTGCGCGCCAAAACGGCTATCAAGACATGGAGGAACGCGCAACTATTCTTCTAAAAAAGGCAGAAGCATATATTGAGGCTTGCTATGATGATGATCGTAAAGTCTATCAAAATGCAATAAATAGCAGTAACCTGGATGCAAGCACCTTGCAGCTGATCCTAATGGACTATTTAGATCCGAAATCGGAAAAGGCGCTACATCACCTCGAAATGCTTGAGAAAGAATTAAAGGGAGAAAATGGCCTTTTCTATCGATATAAACATCAAGATGATTTTGGAAGACCTAAATCGACTTTTTTGGTCTGTGCATTTTGGTATGTCGAAGCGCTAGCCTGTGTTGGAAGGGTCGATGAGGCAAAAGAAATTTTTGAGCGTTTGCTTACCTACAGTAATCACCTCGGCTTATTCAGTGAAGATGTTACAGAGGAAAATGGAAGTCAGTGGGGTAACTTCCCTCAAGCATACAGTCATGTTGGATTGATGAATGCTGTTTATCGTTTAGCGATAAAGTTAGATAAGCCAATTTTTAACTAAAGCAAATATGTGCGATCAATAAAAGTTGATCGCACATACTGCATATCCGTATATTTCCCTTCTATCGTATGGATGACAAATGAACGTTTCTTAATTATGCTTGTTTCGATGAAGTAGCTACTTAAATGAATGCCTGCTTATATTGATTAAAATGTTCACAAATATCCTCCGTATCAATTTGTTTACCCATCAAATCGATAAACCGATTTTTGTACAATGAAAAAATATAAAGTCCTGTTGCCAAACTTCCTACAATAAAAATCCCTTCAAACTCATTGCTTTTTACTAACTTGTTGTTAAGATGGCACTCTTTAAGTAATGGAATATTATAAGAAGACCATTTACCCATTCTATCTTTAAGTACCAATCCAATATTTTTTGTTGCTGTCATCGTTCCGCTTCTTTTTGATGAAACATCCACTGCGCTTCAATTGTTTTCTGAATAGAATGCATTTAAAAAAAAAGAGTCTTTCATACCATGGCGTACGTAATAATACGTTCACAAAAAAAGCATGTTTCCAATTTATTTTGGAAACATGCTTTGTTTAAGGTGGTAATTAATTTCGCTGTTTAGCGCTTGCCTGGTAAATAGATTTGAAAACCTACACTGAAGCCTAATCCGCTTGCACCACTACCTGTATTGATATTGGCTTTACTATAATTATATCCAAAAGTCGTTTCCAATGCAACTGTTCGAGTTATAAAATGAGCATAACCAACATTTGCCCCTACCGCAAGAGCAACATCGTTACCCTTAGAACTTCCCGAAATACCAATATCACCCTGCCCAAAAAATCTTCCTGTCGTTGATCCAGCATTTGGAAAATAATATCGCACAAACGGTGCAATCCCGTACGTCCAATCATTATCCGCATCCTTAATAGTAGTCAAGCCAAGATTAGCCTGCGCGCCAATGGCTAAACCATCGGACACAAAATAGCCTGCCCTCGGTTGAAGTGCTATATTAAATGATTTTCCTTCGAAACTATATCCTAAATTGCCGATCGATCCGCCGACCATCCAGTTTCCCTGACGTATCGGTTCAATACCGACCTCTGAAGACATCTGAGGAATTGTCTCAATTTTTTGCGCTTTCGCTTGATAACCAATACCCGTTGTTATTAATAAAAGTAGTGTAAATTTTCTCATCGTATCTCTATTATAATTTGAAAATGACTTTAATTGGAATAATAACAAGATCGACAAATGAAAAGTTTTGAATTAGTTTTTAAACTTTACGGGATATATTTCCTAAAAAAGAGTCAACCAATAAGAGTTGAATAGTGTTCTCTTTTAAAAAATTATGAATGCAACGATTCGATTTAATGATACGTATTCACAGTATCTCAACAACAATGCGCTATTGCTAAACGGAATAGACCCCTTAGACAACGATCCATCAACAAACGACGGTGGCCGTACGTATACGCCCCCTAAAGTACCCGATCTTGAAGATGTAACTCCAGATCTGTATTATCCAGAAAATGGCGATGGACCTGATCCAAGTGAGGAAGAACAACGTGATCGCAACAATAAGGAAAAAATCCAGACAGAAGAAGACATTGACGGAGCAGGACCAGATCGTTCGGAACAAGATGATGACGATTTGAAATCAATTTAAAAACAAAAAAAACTTCCTCAGTTGAGGGAGTTTTTTTTAGACAAACGCTTTAACAAATCATTAGGGATTACCCTTTAAAAGCCCAATTATTGTTATCGACAATGCTACTTACCGCTAATACTATCTTTTCTTAGTGTATCTGCTAGACTGGTATCTTTCTGCATGCTCATCTTTTGCTGCTCGCTTAAATTATACCGCGTCTCGTCTGCGTCACTCGGCGCAATGTTGTCCGATTGTCCTGCTCCCTCGGATGTATTCTTATCGGAATTTTGACAGGAGAATAACATTACGCCCCCCGTCATTAATGTCAATGCAACTAACGCAAATTTTCTAGTCTTCTTCATAGTCTAATTGTTTTTATATTAAATATTTATCTAAGAACCACAGCCAAAACTAATTAGTTTAACAAAAAGACAAAAAAGGCTTTTAGATACCTGTGGATTAAAATAGACGTTCATCACATTTAATTAAAAACGTGGTGCCCCGTAATTTAGACATTTCTTCAGGGAACAAATACCCTTTCAAAATTATGTCAATTGATGCTGATTGATCATTTAGATCGGCTCCATGGTGCTGTATTGTAGTTTTTCCGATACAAAAACAATTACTCTGGTCACACGTATTTTTCCCATGTAGCTGTTTGGCAATGTTCCAAAACGGCTTAATATGGAAAAATTAGCACTCTAATTGTACTTGATCCAGCAAATAAAACATCCATCAATATAACAAATGGTACTATGAGCAACTACAATTTAAATTTATTAGTCGAAGAAAAGAGAAGCCTTTTGAAACATTTTGCTGGTAAATTCACGAATGATCCAGATGAAAAAGAGGATTTAATTCAAGAAACACTTATCCGTGCACTAAAATCGATTGATGATTTTATCCGCCATCCTAAATTAATGTCTTGGCTATATGTTATCATGAAAAATGTATATATCAACCAATATCGCAAGGCTAAACGCATTACCGATATCCACGACACGTATATCGGTTTGGAAAGCAGCAATGCGGCAGAAGCCAATAAAAGCGAGAATAAATTTATTGCGGATGACATTCAAAAAGCCATGTGCAGTTTATCAGAAGAGAACTACCAGGTATTCCAGATGTTCCTTGAAGGGTATAAATATCATGAAATAGCGTCCTATTTTGGCATTCCCGAAGGTACTATCAAAACGAGAATACACATGACGAGGAAGAAGCTGCAAAAGCAACTCAAAGTCTATAAGAAGGTGGCGTAAGGTCCAACATTAAACGTAAACAATTTAAAGATGCTAAGGTTATCTTATTAATAGGTTCGGAAAAGATATTTTAGCTAATTAATAAGATTATTGTATAGCTATTATGATTCGCAAATTAACACATATAAAAGGTATGAAATCACGAGTTAAAAACACAAATCAGCAAAATACGGTCATTATGCTTATTATTTGCGGTGGTCCTATTGGAAAAGGAACTGTCAAAACCGTTGAACAGGGACAAAATTTGAATGGATCGATCAACAAACCGATCAAAGCGGATAATGAGCAAAGCAAAAAGACCTTCTATGCTAATCGAGGAAATAAGTAGAAGAATTCTATTAAAAAGGCTGCTTTAAAGCGGCCTTTTTAATAGAATTCTTCTAGGATTGACAAGGCGCGATATACCGGCGTTTAAACCAGCGCTATTGTGTTAGAATAATATGGTTGCTTTTATAAAACAGAACCGCTATTTATTTTGTTCTTCTAAGCAAAAAAAAACAACTCACTCACCAAGGAAATTAAATGGAAGACAACACTATTAATAACATTAATCGAACAATCGATCGTATAGGGGTTAATATAGACAGCATTGCGAATCTACCCTCTCAATATCCTTTAGAAGCGCAAGGTTATATCAAGATGCTTGCAAACAGTGCTGAGTTATTTTAAACATTGTATCACGTCGACTTTGAAGAGTAATATGAAAATAAAGGCTGGATATACCAGAAAGAAAATAGGCAAGTCTTTTAAATATTTCGATATGTCCGGAACAGAAGTTTTGGATCAAAAGATTTTAGATAGAATTATGAAGTTAGTAATTCCACCCAATTGGAAGGATGTGTGGATTGCCAAAAGTGCCAAAAGCGACTTACAAGCGTTTGGGTATGACCAAAAAGAGCGTAAACAATATATTTATCATTCGAAATTTGTTGACGAAAGGCAAGCAGCAAAGTTTAGCAACATCCGCTTTATGGGGAAATACTTGCAGGAGTTGAGAAAAATCAGTACAAAACATCTTAAACGAGAGCAATGGGACATGAATAGACTGTGTGCAATTGCTTTTAAAATAATGGAT encodes the following:
- a CDS encoding bifunctional alpha,alpha-trehalose-phosphate synthase (UDP-forming)/trehalose-phosphatase; translation: MKKKKKIIISNRLPIQIERKKEKLIIKPSAGGLATGLNSAFETDAILWVGWPGIVPKDKEEQERIIELLKPMNLLPVFLSKDEIRNFYEGYSNEVLWPICHYQPSYIHFDPEYWSTYVAVNKKFCEAAISIDEPSDFIWVQDYQLMLLPQLLRSENQELNVGYFHHIPFPSEELFMNIPQRKELVEGLLGADLIGFHTFADSQNFLNACKKILHVSSGHNQLKYKDRHIFIESFPMGIDFQKFVEVSTQPKIQAVATQFRSHFPDQKIIISVDRLDYSKGILERLRAYLTFLQKYPEWHTKVVLYMLIVPSRDKVSQYKKLKDEINRTVSEINSIYGNLSWTPVLYFYKSLPFEELVALYVASDICMITSTRDGMNLVSKEYIASKTLSKGVLILSEFAGASKELVDALIINPFNRMETADRIYQALTMAPEEIQERADSNMQIIEKFNVQHWVQLFTNRLAETKAIQRDEWARRISDKVFNSISERYSKSSNRLFFLDYDGTLVKFQNHAQKATPTTLLYNLLDNIISDPLNTLVIISGRSQESLSSWFDGRSYYLVAEHGIWSNFPNFSWSYKKGLALHWMPEVKKLMEKLADQTPGAFVEVKPYSLAWHYRKVELGLGELKATELKEVFNPMLNEYGLQLLDGNAVIEVKNTEVNKGKAALEIAGHIKPDFMLAIGDDITDEDLFRYLPQSTISIKVGSNKSAAKYYLDEQEDVLQFLDQLIIK
- a CDS encoding glycoside hydrolase family 15 protein; this encodes MSENITEKRHTYQSGIIGNCSYIAHVGIDTNISWLCWPSFEDSFIFGGMIDKNQGGTFRISSEEPIKETKQYYIKNSNVLCTEIHTDSYGYRITDFAPRFEQFGRYFKPLMLIRKIEPLYGAPSVNIKCEPTGDYGRVMLKPTRGSNHILYTSDQIGERIRLTTDLPISHFFQDDSWTIISENRYLVLTYDSAFESAIESTCEDFLQKTISYWQRWIKRCSIPNIYQKEVIRSALVLKLHQYEDTGAIIAASTTSLPEYPGSGRNWDYRYCWVRDSYYVLTALTHIGQFEEMESFANYIAGITHRNPGRLQPLYGILGTTELTEHILPYLEGYQGSGPVRIGNQAFEHIQNDVYGQAMIALLPLFTDQRFKIHENKNVLGWVNFILEKIEATIEEKDAGIWEFRNFANHHCYSNLFQWVGCKAALLIARQNGYQDMEERATILLKKAEAYIEACYDDDRKVYQNAINSSNLDASTLQLILMDYLDPKSEKALHHLEMLEKELKGENGLFYRYKHQDDFGRPKSTFLVCAFWYVEALACVGRVDEAKEIFERLLTYSNHLGLFSEDVTEENGSQWGNFPQAYSHVGLMNAVYRLAIKLDKPIFN
- a CDS encoding LysR family transcriptional regulator, with translation MNYQIEFRHLLYFKVLAEELHFRRAAERLFIAQPGLSRQIKQLEEYYGVLLFERTKRNVMLTEAGMYLFKEAQELFRHLAQIETQLQSYANGKISTLKLGFIGSAVQTILPELLINLKKQQPDIELSLHELANETQLDLLEKRELDLGFVRLSEVPLGLSSQPIYTEHFSLVLPNNHPLLISPQPSLDALKDESFILFSKNYSHSYYDLVMSIFSDHKFIPKVTLRTVNALTIFNMVAQGIGVAIVPSSLKNGYHVNVSFLELDALPQRTTLSLVWNAQNRNPGIPLVVELMNLQVNNA
- a CDS encoding S-ribosylhomocysteine lyase; translated protein: MYTKEKAKVNSFTVDHTKLKQGIYAKASNTTNSNVENYTTYDIRMIRPNSPERMLSPEVMHTLEHCFATEIRTILGDEVIYVGPMGCCTGFYVVLAGTERTPQHVAELMKEVLEIILTAGYEVPFQNPISCGNYTFMDFDSSKQACVNFLNLITAGKLEFEYPYIEEN
- the hutH gene encoding histidine ammonia-lyase; its protein translation is MDKFLYGSGHLTCSTALAIAKGLVRGELSSDVREKIDQSASYVSKIVERGEVVYGINTGFGPLCTTRIDAGQTQLLQENILKSHAVGVGEPISDDLAKLMLILKVHALSKGFSGVQYSTIERMIWHIENDIIPVVPKQGSVGASGDLAPLSHLFLPLIGLGKVKVEGNVVPTAAILKKYGMAPIQLGAKEGLALINGTQFMAAHGVMGVIELYRMLENADIIASIMIEGLNGSIKPFFSELHELRPHKGNRYVAASIFDMLHGSAILESHKHCSRVQDPYSLRCISQVHGASRNAWFHLKDTIEIEINAVTDNPVIINDELTISGGSFHGQSIALPLDYATLAASEIGNISDRRVYLSLEGQTNGVPKLLMKSTGLNSGFMILQYSTAALASENKGLCFPASADSIPTSLGQEDHVSMGSIAGRKLLQVIDNVDKILSIELLCAAQAKDYHQPLTSTAALEAIHGRIRQSIPHIESDQPMEELLTEALRLVKSGELIALHGQYAAREIAEELKQQFEVF
- a CDS encoding RNA polymerase sigma factor; this translates as MSNYNLNLLVEEKRSLLKHFAGKFTNDPDEKEDLIQETLIRALKSIDDFIRHPKLMSWLYVIMKNVYINQYRKAKRITDIHDTYIGLESSNAAEANKSENKFIADDIQKAMCSLSEENYQVFQMFLEGYKYHEIASYFGIPEGTIKTRIHMTRKKLQKQLKVYKKVA
- a CDS encoding antibiotic biosynthesis monooxygenase, whose product is MILEVAILQIIEGQQSNFERDYKTACQYISASKGYITHSLRKCIEKDNQYILLVEWETLEDHTIGFRESALFKEWEKLLHHYYDPFPTVEHYEVLK